A stretch of Plutella xylostella chromosome 10, ilPluXylo3.1, whole genome shotgun sequence DNA encodes these proteins:
- the LOC119693653 gene encoding F-BAR domain only protein 2: MSVNFVDYFANEHNGYDILYQNMKYGLIASKEFSEYLRERSNVEETNSKLLAKLAKQANSNCAQGTFAPFWGVLKCSAEKLSSLHQHMFQKVTELVKDVARYADDLHKKHKAVKDSESSTLEAVLLIQSTKQALQKAKDVYTTKSTELEKLRKDNASTKDTEKAEVKLKKLHEDYRQLAEKYNLVKQDFERKMTQTCKHFQDVEEAHLKQMKQFVGCYAELIQSSHDLMGQVHRDFKHQCLELTVEKLLEQFLIEKYTAMEKANLIDLPTSLPKPGSANNSISEADQISTVSNGSHKPAPAAKAPKKESQSFTSKTSRRTTSLLNLFTPNFQSKDEPSSSMEGGAPCSAPSSPSGTPVTPVAPDKDDNIGRSTTLRESKWFMRSKRTKTKLKKSKKKKDEISENSNAGEKSDLEEKEEEALTKEELMNSPEVDEEGYCIRPKDEKGSVYSSSDSDSEEEREQKIHVEIKPISNGTSAKSASVDELRATVENISLYKIGTTARRGSNANTSKASTDLLDFFNQSPNVSNPASPLGNAANPYSPLQPNQSQFLESPPPVATADMGDLFSEVGEMSQTNMRTSTPTVASSISVPRPPSRRSEDSFRTAGAGGSRGPSPLTIGMADTIPLAVAFHEIIHSYFRGTDENKCQVKMSGDMMLSFPTGIVGVLANNPNPAKLCFRLKNIHRLENVIPNKQLITINTMLSTRDNTVVEFNMPALTALLRRQADKNPSAAYFNVDILKYQIRPKTGAASCPFQLVSYWKCERDHTDLKVDYKYNLHSMSAPSPLLNVSVVVPVSGGVGSVLAMPSAAWGADTGLAVWRFTELSQHSEDRGVGSLKARFELSRGPSAKATISAQFNCEGATLSGIEFELVGSGYRLSLVKRRFVSGKYICDSEVH; this comes from the coding sequence ATGAGTGTCAACTTCGTAGACTACTTCGCCAATGAGCACAATGGATACGACATTTTATATCAAAACATGAAATACGGACTAATAGCGAGTAAAGAATTTTCCGAGTACCTAAGAGAGAGATCTAATGTCGAGGAAACGAACTCGAAACTGTTAGCCAAATTAGCTAAACAAGCCAACAGCAACTGCGCGCAGGGCACGTTCGCGCCTTTCTGGGGTGTGCTGAAGTGCTCGGCGGAGAAGCTGTCGAGCCTGCACCAGCACATGTTCCAGAAGGTCACGGAGCTGGTCAAGGATGTGGCGCGCTACGCCGACGACCTCCACAAGAAACACAAGGCCGTCAAAGACTCGGAGTCGAGCACCCTCGAGGCAGTGCTCCTCATACAGAGCACCAAACAGGCATTACAAAAAGCTAAAGATGTGTACACAACCAAATCTACTGAACTAGAGAAACTAAGGAAAGATAATGCATCTACAAAAGACACTGAGAAGGCTGAGGTCAAGCTAAAGAAGCTTCATGAAGACTACAGACAGCTGGCTGAGAAATACAACCTAGTGAAGCAAGACTTTGAGAGGAAAATGACTCAAACCTGCAAACATTTCCAAGATGTGGAGGAAGCTCATCTCAAACAGATGAAGCAGTTTGTGGGCTGCTACGCGGAGCTCATCCAGAGCAGCCATGACCTCATGGGGCAGGTGCACAGAGACTTCAAACACCAATGTCTGGAACTAACGGTAGAAAAGCTTCTGGAGCAATTTCTAATTGAGAAGTACACTGCTATGGAAAAAGCTAATCTAATAGACCTCCCTACATCATTACCTAAACCAGGTTCAGCAAATAACTCAATATCTGAAGCAGACCAAATCTCAACAGTCTCAAATGGCTCACACAAACCTGCCCCAGCTGCCAAGGCTCCTAAAAAAGAGTCACAATCCTTTACTAGCAAAACATCAAGAAGAACAACTTCCCTGTTAAATTTATTCACTCCAAACTTTCAAAGCAAAGATGAGCCGAGCAGCAGCATGGAAGGTGGAGCCCCATGCTCTGCCCCCTCCAGCCCTAGTGGAACACCCGTCACTCCAGTGGCTCCAGATAAAGATGATAACATTGGGCGCAGCACCACACTCCGTGAGTCCAAGTGGTTCATGAGGAGCAAAAgaacaaaaactaaattgaaaaaatctaaaaagaagaaagatgAAATATCAGAGAATTCTAATGCTGGAGAGAAATCAGATTTGGAAGAAAAAGAAGAGGAAGCATTGACTAAAGAGGAACTGATGAACTCTCCAGAAGTAGATGAGGAAGGATATTGCATCAGACCAAAAGATGAAAAGGGAAGTGTCTACTCATCATCTGACTCAGACTCTGAAGAGGAAAGGGAACAAAAAATTCATGTAGAGATCAAGCCAATAAGCAATGGCACTTCTGCAAAATCAGCAAGTGTTGATGAGCTCAGAGCTACTGTTGAAAACATTTCACTGTACAAAATCGGAACAACTGCGAGGCGAGGTTCCAATGCTAACACTAGCAAAGCCAGTACGGATTTATTAGATTTCTTCAACCAAAGTCCTAATGTCAGTAACCCCGCGTCCCCTCTCGGCAACGCCGCCAATCCGTACTCGCCCCTGCAACCGAACCAGTCCCAGTTCCTCGAGAGTCCCCCTCCTGTCGCCACAGCTGATATGGGAGACCTATTTTCGGAAGTGGGTGAGATGTCTCAGACCAACATGCGCACGTCGACGCCGACGGTGGCGTCGTCCATCTCCGTGCCGCGGCCGCCCTCGCGCCGCTCCGAGGACAGCTTCCGCACGGCAGGCGCCGGCGGCTCGCGCGGGCCCTCGCCGCTCACCATCGGCATGGCCGACACCATACCCCTCGCCGTCGCCTTCCACGAAATCATACACTCCTACTTCAGGGGCACTGACGAAAACAAATGCCAGGTGAAAATGTCCGGCGACATGATGCTCTCCTTCCCCACGGGCATCGTGGGCGTGCTGGCCAACAACCCCAACCCCGCCAAGCTCTGCTTCCgattaaaaaacatacaccGACTAGAGAACGTGATACCGAACAAGCAGCTGATCACCATCAACACGATGCTTTCGACGCGCGACAACACCGTGGTGGAGTTCAACATGCCGGCGCTGACGGCGCTGCTGCGGCGCCAGGCCGACAAGAACCCGTCGGCCGCCTACTTCAACGTGGACATCCTCAAGTACCAGATCAGGCCGAAGACGGGCGCCGCGTCGTGCCCCTTCCAGCTGGTGTCTTACTGGAAGTGCGAGCGCGACCACACGGACCTGAAGGTGGACTACAAGTACAACCTGCACTCGATGAGCGCGCCGTCGCCGCTGCTGAACGTGTCGGTGGTGGTGCCGGTGAGCGGCGGCGTGGGCTCCGTACTGGCCATGCCGAGCGCGGCGTGGGGCGCGGACACGGGGCTGGCCGTGTGGCGCTTCACGGAGCTGTCGCAGCACTCGGAGGACCGCGGCGTGGGCTCGCTCAAGGCGCGCTTCGAGCTGTCCCGCGGCCCGTCGGCCAAGGCCACCATCTCGGCGCAGTTCAACTGCGAGGGCGCCACGCTGTCGGGCATCGAGTTCGAGCTGGTGGGCAGCGGCTACCGCCTGTCTCTCGTCAAGAGACGCTTCGTCTCCGGAAAATATATTTGTGATAGTGAAGTGCACTGA
- the LOC105381532 gene encoding sin3 histone deacetylase corepressor complex component SDS3 isoform X1, producing the protein MQLLRDESAMSYQGSPYSGPGDEYDFEDDGYDDLDEYRDQEDALPLPPADDSDEDTEEASETEMPHNDEPLEIKEQMYQDKLASLKKQLQQLEDGVHPEFLRRVKRLEHQLHERIRVNRIYNYVPREHMYEVVEREYVAEKKAAAKEFEEKKVELRENLLNDFEDKRKMIESERHSMELNGDSTEVKPVMKRILRRRANEPAPAPEKRRKPLATTLTFQLDERDIEADLRAISKHSPPPTRHHSVHTAQPRKHMNSSSCESPIREGDTTMETRVEDGKLLYERRWFHRGQAVHVEGRELPRFPGHIHAITDEAIWIRKINLERVRIYTSQLARGKVTLKRRAS; encoded by the exons ATGCAACTATTACGCGACGAATCTGCAATGTCTTACCAAGGATCACCATATTCGGGCCCTGGAGACGAGTATGACTTTGAAGACGACGGCTACGATGACTTAGATGAATACCGAGATCAAGAAGATGCCCTGCCGTTGCCTCCAGCTGACGACAGCGATGAGG ACACTGAAGAAGCCAGTGAGACAGAAATGCCGCACAATGATGAGCCACTTGAGATCAAGgaaca AATGTACCAAGACAAGCTGGCGAGCCTGAAAAAGCAGCTGCAGCAGCTGGAGGACGGCGTGCACCCCGAGTTCCTGCGCCGCGTGAAGCGCCTCGAGCACCAGCTGCACGAGCGCATCCGCGTCAACCGGATATACAA TTATGTCCCCAGAGAGCACATGTACGAAGTGGTGGAGAGAGAGTATGTGGCGGAGAAGAAGGCCGCTGCCAAGGAGTTTGAGGAGAAGAAGGTGGAACTCAGAGAAAACCTCCTCAACGACTTTGAAGACAAGAGGAAGATGATCGAGAGCGAACGGCATAGCATGGAGCTGAATGGAGACTCTACAGAG GTGAAGCCAGTAATGAAGCGCATACTCCGGCGGCGCGCCAACGAGCCTGCCCCCGCGCCAGAGAAGCGTCGCAAGCCGCTGGCGACCACCCTCACCTTCCAACTAGACGAGCGGGACATCGAGGCGGACCTGCGCGCGATATCTAAACACTCGCCGCCGCCCACCCGCCATCACTCGGTGCATACTGCGCAGCCGAGGAAGCATATGAATAGTAGTAGTT GTGAATCCCCAATCCGCGAAGGCGACACAACAATGGAAACCCGCGTAGAAGACGGCAAGTTACTCTACGAGCGGCGCTGGTTCCACCGCGGCCAGGCCGTGCACGTGGAGGGCCGCGAGCTGCCGCGCTTCCCGGGGCACATACACGCCATCACTGATGAGGCG ATATGGATAAGGAAGATAAATCTCGAGCGCGTGCGGATATACACGTCGCAACTGGCACGGGGAAAAGTGACGTTAAAAAGACGTGCGTCCTAA
- the LOC105381532 gene encoding sin3 histone deacetylase corepressor complex component SDS3 isoform X2 encodes MQLLRDESAMSYQGSPYSGPGDEYDFEDDGYDDLDEYRDQEDALPLPPADDSDEDTEEASETEMPHNDEPLEIKEQMYQDKLASLKKQLQQLEDGVHPEFLRRVKRLEHQLHERIRVNRIYKEHMYEVVEREYVAEKKAAAKEFEEKKVELRENLLNDFEDKRKMIESERHSMELNGDSTEVKPVMKRILRRRANEPAPAPEKRRKPLATTLTFQLDERDIEADLRAISKHSPPPTRHHSVHTAQPRKHMNSSSCESPIREGDTTMETRVEDGKLLYERRWFHRGQAVHVEGRELPRFPGHIHAITDEAIWIRKINLERVRIYTSQLARGKVTLKRRAS; translated from the exons ATGCAACTATTACGCGACGAATCTGCAATGTCTTACCAAGGATCACCATATTCGGGCCCTGGAGACGAGTATGACTTTGAAGACGACGGCTACGATGACTTAGATGAATACCGAGATCAAGAAGATGCCCTGCCGTTGCCTCCAGCTGACGACAGCGATGAGG ACACTGAAGAAGCCAGTGAGACAGAAATGCCGCACAATGATGAGCCACTTGAGATCAAGgaaca AATGTACCAAGACAAGCTGGCGAGCCTGAAAAAGCAGCTGCAGCAGCTGGAGGACGGCGTGCACCCCGAGTTCCTGCGCCGCGTGAAGCGCCTCGAGCACCAGCTGCACGAGCGCATCCGCGTCAACCGGATATACAA AGAGCACATGTACGAAGTGGTGGAGAGAGAGTATGTGGCGGAGAAGAAGGCCGCTGCCAAGGAGTTTGAGGAGAAGAAGGTGGAACTCAGAGAAAACCTCCTCAACGACTTTGAAGACAAGAGGAAGATGATCGAGAGCGAACGGCATAGCATGGAGCTGAATGGAGACTCTACAGAG GTGAAGCCAGTAATGAAGCGCATACTCCGGCGGCGCGCCAACGAGCCTGCCCCCGCGCCAGAGAAGCGTCGCAAGCCGCTGGCGACCACCCTCACCTTCCAACTAGACGAGCGGGACATCGAGGCGGACCTGCGCGCGATATCTAAACACTCGCCGCCGCCCACCCGCCATCACTCGGTGCATACTGCGCAGCCGAGGAAGCATATGAATAGTAGTAGTT GTGAATCCCCAATCCGCGAAGGCGACACAACAATGGAAACCCGCGTAGAAGACGGCAAGTTACTCTACGAGCGGCGCTGGTTCCACCGCGGCCAGGCCGTGCACGTGGAGGGCCGCGAGCTGCCGCGCTTCCCGGGGCACATACACGCCATCACTGATGAGGCG ATATGGATAAGGAAGATAAATCTCGAGCGCGTGCGGATATACACGTCGCAACTGGCACGGGGAAAAGTGACGTTAAAAAGACGTGCGTCCTAA